A window from Acidobacteriota bacterium encodes these proteins:
- a CDS encoding PAS domain-containing protein, with protein sequence MPRLTSMTAALAIGITAAVAVACAVGAYFYSVHHFDALLENERATALAQGELMRAALEHQMIENDRTLIATLIRTFGEEKRVRNVMLLDRTGVLRYASRPPGPAADLRIDSPTCQACHQLPPEQRGSSRVIETSDGTLLRTVIPIHNRAACYQCHDRSRRINGIMILDMDTGALRETMNAELRWMVAASGGLALLLIAVIALVVRLVVLRRLQRFEITARQIARGDLERRVPADGSDTISWLASEFNTMADSMSGLLGEVRTERERVETVINSIDDGIVVLDTNRKVVAANDAFLARTGHGRHEVLGCCCRDFAPGACTAADCPTLATLQSSERQVRICERRAADGSVRWEEVHASPIRGPAGTVVQVVEVWRDISDRRAAEARLAESHRLASLGVLASGFSHELNTPLGTVLTCVEGILRDAQTQPDGPEWARVGDTARIAREQLLRCRGITQHFLRMSRGQRSSIGVVDLHEAAAVAARLIEPTARRHHVAVAVESPGAAPRVRADEAELQHTLINVLLNAVQACASGGRVVVTVGGGGAPRVSVRDDGCGIAPEHQKRIFEPFFSLREGGTGLGLFLSLNFVRGWGGDIRVTSTPGEGSSFDILFPAASAAAFRSAS encoded by the coding sequence GTGCCACGCCTGACGAGCATGACGGCGGCTCTCGCGATCGGCATCACCGCCGCGGTGGCCGTGGCCTGCGCCGTCGGCGCCTACTTCTACTCGGTCCATCATTTCGACGCGCTGCTCGAGAACGAGCGTGCGACGGCGCTCGCGCAGGGGGAATTGATGCGCGCCGCGCTCGAGCACCAGATGATCGAGAACGACCGCACGCTCATCGCCACGCTGATCAGGACCTTCGGCGAGGAAAAGCGCGTGCGCAACGTCATGCTGCTCGATCGCACCGGCGTGCTCCGGTACGCGAGCCGCCCGCCCGGCCCGGCCGCCGACCTGCGAATCGATTCCCCCACGTGCCAGGCCTGTCACCAGCTGCCGCCCGAGCAGCGCGGGTCCAGCCGGGTGATCGAGACGAGCGACGGAACCCTGCTGCGCACCGTCATTCCGATCCACAACCGGGCGGCGTGCTACCAGTGCCACGACCGGTCGCGGCGGATCAACGGCATCATGATCCTGGACATGGACACCGGCGCGCTGCGCGAGACGATGAACGCCGAGCTGCGATGGATGGTGGCGGCCAGCGGCGGCCTGGCGCTCCTGCTCATCGCCGTCATCGCCCTGGTGGTGCGCCTCGTCGTGCTGCGCCGCCTGCAGCGGTTCGAGATCACCGCGCGGCAGATTGCACGCGGCGACCTCGAGCGCCGGGTTCCGGCGGACGGCTCCGACACGATTTCGTGGCTCGCGAGCGAGTTCAACACGATGGCCGATTCGATGAGCGGCCTGCTCGGCGAAGTCCGCACCGAGCGCGAGCGCGTGGAAACGGTCATCAACAGCATCGACGACGGCATCGTCGTGCTGGACACGAATCGCAAGGTGGTGGCGGCCAACGACGCGTTCCTCGCGCGGACGGGACACGGCCGGCACGAGGTGCTCGGCTGTTGCTGCCGCGATTTCGCGCCGGGCGCGTGCACCGCCGCCGACTGCCCCACACTGGCGACCCTGCAGAGCAGCGAGCGGCAGGTGCGCATCTGCGAGCGGCGCGCCGCCGACGGGTCCGTCAGATGGGAGGAGGTCCACGCGTCTCCCATTCGCGGGCCGGCGGGGACCGTCGTGCAGGTCGTCGAGGTCTGGCGCGACATCTCCGACCGTCGCGCCGCCGAGGCGCGGCTGGCCGAGTCGCATCGCCTCGCATCGCTCGGCGTCCTGGCGTCCGGCTTTTCGCACGAGCTGAACACCCCGCTCGGCACCGTCCTCACGTGCGTCGAGGGCATCCTGCGCGACGCGCAGACGCAGCCGGACGGGCCCGAGTGGGCCCGCGTGGGCGATACGGCGCGGATCGCCCGCGAGCAGCTGCTGCGTTGCCGCGGCATCACGCAGCATTTCCTGCGGATGTCGCGCGGCCAGCGATCGTCGATCGGCGTGGTCGATCTGCACGAGGCCGCCGCCGTCGCCGCGCGGCTGATCGAGCCGACAGCGCGGCGTCACCACGTGGCGGTCGCCGTCGAGTCGCCGGGCGCCGCGCCGCGCGTGCGTGCCGACGAAGCGGAGCTGCAGCACACCCTCATCAACGTGCTCCTGAACGCCGTGCAGGCGTGCGCGTCTGGCGGCCGCGTCGTGGTGACGGTCGGCGGCGGCGGCGCGCCCCGCGTGAGCGTGCGCGACGATGGCTGCGGCATCGCGCCCGAGCACCAGAAGCGGATCTTCGAGCCGTTCTTCAGCCTGCGCGAGGGCGG